One Candidatus Polarisedimenticolia bacterium genomic region harbors:
- the rplL gene encoding 50S ribosomal protein L7/L12 — MPAITKDDVKNYLKEAPMLEIAQLVKEIESEFGVSAAAAMPMMAMPAGGAAAAPAEEKDAFTVMLTDVGDKKINVIKVVREVTSLGLKEAKDLVDGAPKPVKEGVSKAEAEEIKKKFVEAGAKVELK, encoded by the coding sequence ATGCCCGCCATCACCAAGGACGACGTCAAGAACTACCTCAAAGAGGCGCCCATGCTGGAGATCGCCCAGCTGGTCAAGGAGATCGAGAGCGAGTTCGGTGTCTCTGCCGCGGCGGCCATGCCCATGATGGCGATGCCCGCGGGAGGCGCCGCGGCCGCCCCGGCCGAGGAAAAGGACGCCTTCACGGTGATGCTGACCGACGTGGGCGACAAGAAGATCAACGTGATCAAGGTCGTCCGTGAGGTCACCAGCCTCGGTCTGAAGGAGGCCAAGGACCTCGTCGACGGCGCCCCCAAGCCGGTGAAGGAAGGCGTCTCCAAGGCGGAAGCCGAGGAGATCAAGAAGAAGTTCGTCGAAGCCGGCGCCAAGGTCGAGTTGAAGTAG